Within the Halarcobacter mediterraneus genome, the region AACTCCAACAAATAAAGTAAAAGCTGCTAATACTAAAATAATATATAACAATAATTTACTAAATTGAGATATTTTTTTTGTAAGGGGAGTTTCTAAAGATACTGTTTCACTAATCAAATGAGCTATTTTACCAACTTGTGTATGTCCAGCAGTTGCTACAACGATTCCTTTAGCTCTGCCATATGTTACAAAAGTTCCTGAATAAATCATATTATTTCTATCATTAAGTAGTGTATTTTCTTCAATTTTCTCAATTTCTTTATTTACCGGTAAAGATTCTCCTGTTAGCATAGATTCATCTACTTTTAAATCATTTACATCTATAAGTCTCATATCAGCAGGAACTTTAAAACCTGACTCTAAAAGAACAATATCTCCAGGTACTAAATGTTTTGAAGATATCTCATGCTTTTTACCTTCTCTTATTACAATAGCATTAGTATCAACTAGATTTTTTAATGATTCAATAGCTTCTTGAGCTTTTATTTCTTGTACAAAACCTACAATTACATTTATAATAATAACAGCAAAAATAACTGCACTATCAATATATTCTCCTAAAAAAAATGTTATTAAAGAAGCAGCTAATAAAATATATATCAAAGCATTGTGAAATTGCATAAAAAACTTTTTTAATTTTGTTTCTTTTTGCTGTTGTTTAATTTCATTTAATCCAAAAAAATCTTCTCTATGTTTTATATCTAAAGGAGATAAGCCTTCTTGTATATCACTTTCAAAAAGTTCTGCAGTTTTTTCAGTACTTAGTGCATGCCAATTTTCATTTAACAAATGATTCATATTTACTACTCCTATAATACATTTTATATAAAAAATATAAATATTTATTATATTATAGAAACTACACTTATAAAGTATTTAGGCTTAAGTATAAAAAAGATTAAAAAGCTATGAACTTGAATTTAAATTAAAAATTCAGGCTCATGATAATAAAAACCTTGAGAATAGTTTATACCTAAAGATTTAACTATTTCATCAACTTCTTTATTATGAATAAATTCTGCTACAGTTTCAATATTAAGAACTTTTGCAAAATTTACAATAGTAGAAACTGTTAATTTCAAGTTATCATTTACATGAATATTCTTTATTAAAGAACCATCAATTTTTAAAATATCTACATTTAATTTAATTATATATTCAAAATTTGAATACCCCGTTCCAAAATCATCAATTGCAACTTTACAACCTAGAGCCTGAACTTCTTTAATAAAATCTCCAACTTCATCAAATCGTTCTATTCCTTCAGATTCTACAATTTCAAGAATTACTCTATTTGCAGTATTTGTTTCCTTTAACTTCTCAATTAAATAATCAATAATTCTTCTATCTTTAATGTCTTCTATCATTAAATTTATAGAAAAAGTCACATCTTTATCTTTAAAGTAATTACAAGCTTTATCTATAACAATTTTTGTCATCTGAGGATATAGTCTTGCTTTTTTTGCATGATTTAAAAATTTAAAAGGAGAAACTATAGTTCCATCTTCTTGTCTTAGTCTCATTAAAACTTCATACTTGAAATCATCACTTTTATTACTTACTATTTTTTGACCATATATCAAAATATTATCTGTTTCTATTGCTCTTTTTATATCTTTTGTTAAAGCAATATTTTCTTTAAGTTCTTTATATATAGGCATATTTTCATCAAAAACAACAATATCCTTATGGGTTTGTTTTGCCCATTGTAAAGCTACTTCTGCTTGAGTTAAAAGCTTATTTCCACTCTCTGCTGATATCCCAACACAATATGAAATATCAAATTCATAGTCATTTATTTTATATTTTTGAAAATCTAAATTATAAATAAAACTATCACAAGTTTTAAGTAGTTCCTCTTCTTCTAAATTCCCAAAAGCTAAAAATGCAAAAATATCACCTGAAAGCCTATATACTTTTAGATTAGTTGATCTATATTTTTTTAATCTTTTTGATAACTCTTTTAAAATTTCATCACCAATTTCAAAACCATAAGAATCATTTATATCTTTAAATCTATCAATATTTATAATTGCAAGTTTTGGTTTAACAAACTTTTTAATATCGTCTAAAAGTCTTTGTCTATTTGGTAAAGAAGTTAAATCATCAGTAAACTGTTCATAAATAAGTTTATCTTTTTCAAACACAGGTGTAAGGTCATTTCTTATTCCAATAAATTCTACTATTTCATCATTTTTATCT harbors:
- a CDS encoding EAL domain-containing protein; the encoded protein is MSYISESHYKKLFESAHIPMFLVYNNVIVEANEASVEIFKVNTKSDLYKVHPSQISPEYQPDGRKSQEKANELIKECSEIGFIQFEWVHQNLREEEFIVEVTLKTVTIDGKEMLFTAFRDIQKEKEYKKSLEEQNLRLENKNKYFTEINSILNTNHEWEELIDKIFLLEEFRKALDESSIVSKTDKKGIITYVNDNFCKISGYKKEELIGQSHNIIRHPNTKKEFFKNLWQTVLKKKTFKGVIENRNKDGESYFVDTTIVPILDKNDEIVEFIGIRNDLTPVFEKDKLIYEQFTDDLTSLPNRQRLLDDIKKFVKPKLAIINIDRFKDINDSYGFEIGDEILKELSKRLKKYRSTNLKVYRLSGDIFAFLAFGNLEEEELLKTCDSFIYNLDFQKYKINDYEFDISYCVGISAESGNKLLTQAEVALQWAKQTHKDIVVFDENMPIYKELKENIALTKDIKRAIETDNILIYGQKIVSNKSDDFKYEVLMRLRQEDGTIVSPFKFLNHAKKARLYPQMTKIVIDKACNYFKDKDVTFSINLMIEDIKDRRIIDYLIEKLKETNTANRVILEIVESEGIERFDEVGDFIKEVQALGCKVAIDDFGTGYSNFEYIIKLNVDILKIDGSLIKNIHVNDNLKLTVSTIVNFAKVLNIETVAEFIHNKEVDEIVKSLGINYSQGFYYHEPEFLI